In Polaribacter sp. L3A8, a genomic segment contains:
- a CDS encoding EamA family transporter: protein MKKSKLLIILAFISIYVIWGSTYVFNKIAVTELSPFFLAGIRFTTAGVLMIILAAVLKHNLSISKIQLRNAAIASFFFLVYGNGVFVWALKYVDSGFGALLASTQPLFVLFLLRLIDQKPFQKKSMIGVVLGILGMYLLVSQKELTTSEGSLLGVFMILTCVLSWSYGSVFVSKAELPKSHLVSTGYQMLVAGVILFIASLSFNEEWVSPLSWSFKVQIAMFVLILFGGVIAFTAFNFLLKNVATEKVSTSAYVNPVIALFMGWFFLDEVLTLQSIIASMVLLTGVYFITSRKRIVKVIEEERIKP from the coding sequence TTGAAAAAATCAAAATTACTTATAATATTGGCATTTATTTCCATTTATGTTATTTGGGGATCTACTTATGTGTTTAATAAAATTGCAGTAACAGAATTATCGCCATTTTTTTTAGCGGGTATTCGTTTTACTACTGCAGGAGTTTTAATGATCATTTTAGCTGCTGTTTTAAAACATAATTTATCTATTTCTAAAATACAGCTTAGAAATGCGGCTATTGCTTCTTTTTTCTTTTTGGTATACGGCAATGGTGTTTTTGTTTGGGCTTTAAAGTATGTAGATAGTGGTTTTGGAGCCTTATTAGCATCTACCCAACCTTTATTTGTTTTATTTTTATTACGGTTAATAGACCAAAAACCGTTTCAAAAAAAATCGATGATTGGAGTGGTTTTAGGTATTTTAGGAATGTATTTATTGGTTAGTCAAAAAGAATTAACAACCTCAGAAGGAAGCTTGTTGGGGGTTTTTATGATACTAACTTGTGTTTTAAGTTGGAGTTATGGTAGTGTTTTTGTTTCAAAAGCAGAATTACCCAAAAGTCATTTAGTAAGCACAGGTTATCAAATGCTGGTGGCAGGTGTTATTTTATTTATAGCAAGTTTAAGTTTTAATGAAGAATGGGTTTCGCCATTATCTTGGAGCTTTAAAGTGCAAATTGCCATGTTTGTATTGATACTCTTTGGTGGAGTTATTGCTTTTACAGCCTTTAATTTTTTACTAAAAAATGTTGCAACAGAAAAAGTGTCTACTTCTGCTTATGTAAACCCTGTAATTGCTTTGTTTATGGGGTGGTTTTTTTTAGACGAAGTTTTAACTCTTCAATCAATAATAGCATCTATGGTGTTGCTAACAGGTGTTTATTTTATTACTTCTCGTAAAAGAATTGTAAAAGTAATCGAAGAAGAAAGAATAAAACCTTAA
- the yiaA gene encoding inner membrane protein YiaA, translating into MNYQTTSSINEETKKESKKNKSKNESNQKPTSAYVGASWGVLIIGLLSYCIGLWNASMELNEKGYYFAIILMGVYAVISLQKVIRDKAEHIKVSDIYYSISWVIVIASLLLLIIGLRNADLLLSEKGFYGISFLLSLFGAITVQKNTRDIDFINNKATEEK; encoded by the coding sequence ATGAATTATCAAACAACATCTTCTATTAATGAAGAAACTAAAAAAGAAAGTAAAAAGAACAAATCTAAAAATGAATCCAACCAAAAACCAACGTCGGCTTATGTTGGTGCTTCTTGGGGAGTTTTAATCATCGGACTCTTGTCTTATTGTATTGGTTTATGGAATGCTTCTATGGAGTTGAATGAAAAAGGGTATTATTTTGCCATTATTCTAATGGGAGTTTATGCTGTTATATCACTACAAAAAGTAATTAGAGATAAAGCAGAGCATATAAAAGTAAGTGATATTTATTATAGCATAAGTTGGGTAATTGTAATTGCATCGCTGTTATTATTAATTATCGGACTTAGAAATGCCGATTTACTTTTAAGTGAAAAAGGGTTTTACGGAATTTCATTTTTACTCAGTTTATTTGGTGCAATTACTGTACAAAAAAATACCCGAGATATTGATTTTATCAACAATAAAGCTACAGAAGAAAAATAG
- the hisIE gene encoding bifunctional phosphoribosyl-AMP cyclohydrolase/phosphoribosyl-ATP diphosphatase HisIE, with protein sequence MMNIDFNKNNDGLVPAIIQDATTKNVLMLGYMNEEAFAKTQETKLVTFFSRTKKRLWTKGEESGNVLNLVDIKLDCDNDTLLVSVNPNGPTCHKGSDTCWNEENKSNYGFFSTLEDVITERVANKDTQKSYVASLFAKGINKVAQKVGEEAVETVIEAMDNNDELFLYESADLMFHYLMLLQAKGFTLKDIEEELKGRHK encoded by the coding sequence ATTATGAATATCGATTTTAATAAAAACAACGACGGTTTAGTACCCGCAATCATTCAAGATGCAACTACAAAAAATGTGTTGATGTTGGGGTATATGAATGAAGAAGCTTTTGCTAAAACACAAGAAACAAAATTAGTTACTTTCTTTTCTAGAACTAAAAAACGTTTATGGACAAAAGGAGAAGAAAGTGGAAATGTGTTAAATTTAGTTGATATAAAACTAGATTGTGATAATGATACTTTATTAGTTTCTGTAAACCCAAACGGACCAACGTGCCATAAAGGTTCTGATACGTGTTGGAATGAAGAAAATAAGTCTAATTATGGTTTCTTTTCTACTTTAGAAGATGTAATTACAGAAAGAGTTGCTAATAAGGATACTCAAAAATCTTATGTAGCAAGTTTATTTGCAAAGGGAATTAATAAAGTAGCTCAGAAAGTAGGTGAGGAAGCAGTAGAAACTGTAATTGAAGCGATGGATAATAACGACGAGTTATTTTTATATGAATCTGCAGATTTGATGTTTCACTACTTAATGTTGTTACAGGCAAAAGGCTTTACTTTAAAAGATATTGAAGAAGAGTTGAAAGGTAGACATAAATAA
- the hisF gene encoding imidazole glycerol phosphate synthase subunit HisF, whose product MLTKRIIPCLDIKNGRTVKGVNFVNLIDAGDPVVLAKQYADLGADELVFLDISATLEGRKTMIEMVHQVAEQVNIPFTVGGGISSIENVNELLKWGADKVSVNSSAIKRPDLVNELAEKFGSQCVVVAIDAKQIDGEWTVHLAGGTIPTELNLFEWAKEVENRGAGEILFTSMNNDGTKSGFANEALAKLSEELNIPIIASGGAGTVQHFVDTFKEGKADAALAASVFHFGEIPILELKKELKKNNIPVRL is encoded by the coding sequence ATGTTAACAAAAAGAATAATACCTTGTTTAGATATTAAAAACGGAAGAACTGTAAAAGGTGTTAATTTCGTAAATTTAATAGATGCAGGAGATCCTGTAGTTTTAGCAAAGCAATATGCAGATTTAGGTGCAGACGAATTGGTTTTTTTAGATATTTCTGCAACGTTAGAAGGTAGAAAAACCATGATTGAAATGGTACATCAGGTTGCGGAACAAGTAAATATTCCGTTTACAGTTGGTGGAGGAATATCATCTATAGAAAATGTAAATGAGTTGTTAAAATGGGGCGCAGATAAGGTATCTGTTAATTCATCTGCCATAAAAAGACCAGATTTGGTAAATGAATTGGCAGAAAAATTTGGAAGTCAATGTGTGGTTGTTGCTATAGATGCAAAACAAATTGATGGAGAATGGACGGTACATTTAGCAGGCGGAACAATACCAACGGAGCTTAATTTATTTGAATGGGCAAAAGAAGTTGAAAATCGAGGAGCAGGAGAAATTTTGTTTACTTCTATGAATAATGATGGTACAAAATCTGGTTTTGCAAATGAGGCTTTGGCTAAATTATCCGAAGAATTAAATATACCAATTATTGCTTCTGGTGGCGCAGGAACTGTACAACATTTTGTAGATACTTTTAAAGAAGGTAAAGCAGATGCAGCTTTGGCAGCAAGTGTTTTTCACTTTGGAGAAATTCCTATTTTAGAATTAAAAAAAGAGTTAAAAAAGAATAACATTCCAGTGAGATTGTAA
- the hisA gene encoding 1-(5-phosphoribosyl)-5-[(5-phosphoribosylamino)methylideneamino]imidazole-4-carboxamide isomerase, whose amino-acid sequence MRIIPAIDIIDGKCVRLTKGDYNTKKIYNENPLEVAKEFEAAGIEYLHVVDLDGAKASQIINHKVLEQIASKTNLKIDFGGGLKSDKDLEIAFNSGANQITGGSIAVKNSEIFESWIEKYGSEKIILGADFYPDNSGGKIATNGWQEESSLELIPFITGYQQKGIQYIICTDISKDGMLQGPSFDIYQQILSEVNNVKLIASGGISAFDELPRLAENGCEGVIIGKAIYENKISLKQIEQFILTK is encoded by the coding sequence ATGAGAATAATACCAGCCATAGATATTATTGACGGAAAATGTGTTCGTTTAACAAAAGGCGATTACAATACCAAGAAGATTTATAACGAAAATCCGTTAGAAGTTGCCAAAGAATTTGAAGCTGCAGGTATCGAGTATTTACATGTTGTAGATTTAGATGGTGCAAAAGCGAGCCAGATTATCAATCATAAAGTATTAGAACAAATTGCATCAAAAACCAATTTAAAGATTGATTTTGGTGGTGGTTTAAAGTCTGATAAAGATTTAGAAATTGCTTTTAATTCTGGTGCAAATCAAATTACTGGAGGAAGTATTGCTGTTAAAAATAGTGAGATTTTTGAAAGTTGGATTGAAAAATATGGCTCAGAAAAAATTATTTTAGGAGCAGATTTTTATCCTGATAATTCAGGTGGAAAAATTGCAACCAATGGTTGGCAAGAAGAAAGTAGTTTAGAATTAATTCCGTTTATTACAGGATATCAACAAAAAGGAATTCAGTATATTATCTGTACAGATATTTCTAAAGATGGCATGTTACAAGGGCCAAGTTTTGATATCTATCAGCAGATTTTATCTGAAGTAAATAACGTAAAATTAATTGCTTCTGGAGGAATTTCTGCTTTTGATGAGCTTCCTAGATTAGCAGAAAATGGTTGCGAAGGTGTTATTATAGGAAAAGCGATTTATGAGAATAAAATTAGCTTAAAACAAATAGAACAATTTATATTAACAAAATAA
- a CDS encoding RidA family protein, with protein MARKLISSGSSFEKEMGYSRAVVQGDWVFVSGTTGFNYEDMTIADDVVNQTEQCLKNIEGVLEQAGSSMSNIVRITYILPDATEFEQCWPVLKKYLGEVRPAATMFAAGLSDPRMKIEIQVTALNK; from the coding sequence ATGGCAAGAAAATTAATAAGTTCAGGTTCTTCATTCGAAAAAGAAATGGGATATTCTAGAGCTGTAGTGCAAGGTGATTGGGTTTTTGTTTCTGGAACAACAGGTTTCAATTATGAGGATATGACGATTGCAGATGATGTTGTAAACCAAACAGAGCAATGTTTAAAAAACATTGAAGGTGTTTTAGAGCAAGCAGGTTCTAGTATGAGTAATATTGTACGCATCACTTATATTTTACCTGATGCTACAGAGTTTGAACAATGTTGGCCTGTTTTAAAGAAGTATTTAGGAGAAGTTAGACCCGCAGCTACTATGTTTGCAGCAGGATTGTCTGATCCAAGAATGAAAATAGAAATTCAAGTTACTGCATTAAACAAGTAG